The Sus scrofa isolate TJ Tabasco breed Duroc chromosome X, Sscrofa11.1, whole genome shotgun sequence genome has a segment encoding these proteins:
- the ARMCX1 gene encoding armadillo repeat-containing X-linked protein 1 isoform X3 yields MGVLQYLQLQQRLPAVAEDSTPYVGALLWARESPSDTHPSMGRTREAGCVAAGVVIGAGACYCVYKLTWGRDESEKIWEDDDDDEEEEPSDMAETGKGSKANSGAGAGARLQGDSKAKAEVAVELKSGSDIKAEAHSKAQSGGGLEAKAKALFSTLKEQASAKVGKGARLGTISGTRTLAPGLPCPGVRGGGCHPARNGARVGGRASGKSKGRTRGKSTRTPATSWPVRRGKFNFPYKIDDILGAPDLQKVLNILERSNDPFTQEVALVTLGNNAAYSFNQNAIRELGGLPIIAKLIKTKDPIIREKAYNALNNLSVNAENQGKIKTYISQVCDDTMICRLDSAVQMAGLRLLTNMTVTNHYQHLLSYSFPDFFALLFLGNYFTKIQIMKLIINFTENPAMTRELVSCKVPSELISLFNKEWDREILLNILTLFENINDNIKNEGLASSRKEFSRSSLFFLFKESGVCIKKIKALANHSDLVVKVKVLKVLTKL; encoded by the exons ATGGGT GTCCTGCAgtatctgcagctgcagcagagacTGCCAGCTGTAGCTGAGGACTCCACCCCCTACGTGGGAGCACTTCTTTGGGCCAGAGAAAGCCCTTCAGACACTCACCCTAGCATGGGCCGCACTCGGGAAGCTGGCTGCGTAGCTGCTGGTGTGGTGATTGGGGCTGGTGCCTGCTACTGCGTCTATAAACTGACCTGGGGAAGAGATGAGAGTGAGAAAATCTGGGAGGACGACGatgatgatgaggaggaggaaccTAGTGATATGGCAGAAACTGGGAAAGGATCTAAGGCTAATTCTGGGGCGGGGGCTGGAGCTAGACTTCAGGGTGACTCAAAGGCCAAAGCTGAGGTGGCCGTGGAACTCAAGAGTGGATCCGATATAAAGGCAGAGGCCCACTCGAAGGCCCAGAGTGGAGGTGGCCtagaggccaaggccaaggccctTTTCAGCACCTTGAAGGAACAGGCAAGTGCAAAGGTGGGCAAAGGGGCCAGGTTGGGTACCATCTCTGGGACCAGGACCCTTGCACCTGGTTTACCCTGTCCAGGAGTGAGGGGTGGAGGCTGCCACCCAGCGAGGAATGGAGCTAGGGTTGGGGGCAGGGCCAGTGGCAAGTCTAAAGGAAGGACCCGAGGTAAGAGCACAAGGACTCCAGCTACGTCATGGCCTGTTCGAAGGGGCAAGTTCAACTTTCCCTATAAAATTGATGATATTCTGGGTGCTCCTGACCTTCAAAAGGTCCTTAACATCCTAGAAAGATCAAATGATCCTTTCACTCAAGAAGTAGCCTTGGTCACTCTGGGTAACAATGCAGCATATTCATTTAACCAAAATGCCATTCGTGAATTGGGTGGTCTCCCAATAATCGCAAAGCTGATAAAAACGAAAGATCCCATTATTAGGGAAAAGGCGTACAATGCCCTTAATAACTTGAGTGTGAATGCAGAGAATCAGGGCAAGATTAAGACATATATCAGTCAAGTGTGTGACGACACTATGATCTGTCGTTTGGACTCAGCTGTGCAAATGGCTGGACTAAGACTGTTAACCAACATGACTGTGACTAATCATTACCAACATTtgctttcctattcttttccagacttttttgctttgttattcCTGGGAAATTACTTCACCAAGATTCAGATTATGAAACTAATCATAAACTTTACTGAAAATCCAGCCATGACAAGAGAGCTGGTCAGTTGTAAAGTACCATCAGAATTGATTTCCCTTTTTAATAAAGAATGGGACAGAGAGATTCTTCTTAATATCCTTACCCTATTTGAGAATATAAATGACAACATAAAAAATGAAGGGCTTGCCTCATCCAGGAAAGAATTCAGCAGaagttcactttttttcttattcaaagaATCTGGAGTGTGCATTAAGAAAATCAAAGCATTAGCAAATCACAGTGATCTGGTTGTGAAAGTAAAAGTCCTGAAAGTATTGACCAAACTCTAA
- the ARMCX1 gene encoding armadillo repeat-containing X-linked protein 1 isoform X2, which yields MLRFLSCVLVHLASQNRGAVRLSCHSPCLSVGRCTTRSKGIKNLPQVRVKEIGHDSAYRKNGCRLAPGAAIRLCCVACLCLWDLAPDSQPNPRSGKKRKIVQKQVLQYLQLQQRLPAVAEDSTPYVGALLWARESPSDTHPSMGRTREAGCVAAGVVIGAGACYCVYKLTWGRDESEKIWEDDDDDEEEEPSDMAETGKGSKANSGAGAGARLQGDSKAKAEVAVELKSGSDIKAEAHSKAQSGGGLEAKAKALFSTLKEQASAKVGKGARLGTISGTRTLAPGLPCPGVRGGGCHPARNGARVGGRASGKSKGRTRGKSTRTPATSWPVRRGKFNFPYKIDDILGAPDLQKVLNILERSNDPFTQEVALVTLGNNAAYSFNQNAIRELGGLPIIAKLIKTKDPIIREKAYNALNNLSVNAENQGKIKTYISQVCDDTMICRLDSAVQMAGLRLLTNMTVTNHYQHLLSYSFPDFFALLFLGNYFTKIQIMKLIINFTENPAMTRELVSCKVPSELISLFNKEWDREILLNILTLFENINDNIKNEGLASSRKEFSRSSLFFLFKESGVCIKKIKALANHSDLVVKVKVLKVLTKL from the exons ATGTTAAGATTCTTGTCCTGTGTGTTGGTCCATCTAGCAAGCCAGAATCGTGGGGCTGTGCGTCTGTCTTGTCATTCCCCGTGTCTTTCAGTAGGGCGCTGTACCACTCGGAGCAAAGGAATAAAGAATCTGCCCCAGGTCCGCGTAAAG GAAATAGGACATGACAGCGCGTACAGGAAAAATGGTTGTCGTTTGGCGCCAGGAGCGG CCATCCGTCTCTGCTGTGTCGCCTGTCTGTGTCTGTGGGATCTTGCGCCTGACAGCCAACCCAACCCTAGGAGcgggaagaagaggaaaattgtCCAGAAACAA GTCCTGCAgtatctgcagctgcagcagagacTGCCAGCTGTAGCTGAGGACTCCACCCCCTACGTGGGAGCACTTCTTTGGGCCAGAGAAAGCCCTTCAGACACTCACCCTAGCATGGGCCGCACTCGGGAAGCTGGCTGCGTAGCTGCTGGTGTGGTGATTGGGGCTGGTGCCTGCTACTGCGTCTATAAACTGACCTGGGGAAGAGATGAGAGTGAGAAAATCTGGGAGGACGACGatgatgatgaggaggaggaaccTAGTGATATGGCAGAAACTGGGAAAGGATCTAAGGCTAATTCTGGGGCGGGGGCTGGAGCTAGACTTCAGGGTGACTCAAAGGCCAAAGCTGAGGTGGCCGTGGAACTCAAGAGTGGATCCGATATAAAGGCAGAGGCCCACTCGAAGGCCCAGAGTGGAGGTGGCCtagaggccaaggccaaggccctTTTCAGCACCTTGAAGGAACAGGCAAGTGCAAAGGTGGGCAAAGGGGCCAGGTTGGGTACCATCTCTGGGACCAGGACCCTTGCACCTGGTTTACCCTGTCCAGGAGTGAGGGGTGGAGGCTGCCACCCAGCGAGGAATGGAGCTAGGGTTGGGGGCAGGGCCAGTGGCAAGTCTAAAGGAAGGACCCGAGGTAAGAGCACAAGGACTCCAGCTACGTCATGGCCTGTTCGAAGGGGCAAGTTCAACTTTCCCTATAAAATTGATGATATTCTGGGTGCTCCTGACCTTCAAAAGGTCCTTAACATCCTAGAAAGATCAAATGATCCTTTCACTCAAGAAGTAGCCTTGGTCACTCTGGGTAACAATGCAGCATATTCATTTAACCAAAATGCCATTCGTGAATTGGGTGGTCTCCCAATAATCGCAAAGCTGATAAAAACGAAAGATCCCATTATTAGGGAAAAGGCGTACAATGCCCTTAATAACTTGAGTGTGAATGCAGAGAATCAGGGCAAGATTAAGACATATATCAGTCAAGTGTGTGACGACACTATGATCTGTCGTTTGGACTCAGCTGTGCAAATGGCTGGACTAAGACTGTTAACCAACATGACTGTGACTAATCATTACCAACATTtgctttcctattcttttccagacttttttgctttgttattcCTGGGAAATTACTTCACCAAGATTCAGATTATGAAACTAATCATAAACTTTACTGAAAATCCAGCCATGACAAGAGAGCTGGTCAGTTGTAAAGTACCATCAGAATTGATTTCCCTTTTTAATAAAGAATGGGACAGAGAGATTCTTCTTAATATCCTTACCCTATTTGAGAATATAAATGACAACATAAAAAATGAAGGGCTTGCCTCATCCAGGAAAGAATTCAGCAGaagttcactttttttcttattcaaagaATCTGGAGTGTGCATTAAGAAAATCAAAGCATTAGCAAATCACAGTGATCTGGTTGTGAAAGTAAAAGTCCTGAAAGTATTGACCAAACTCTAA
- the ARMCX1 gene encoding armadillo repeat-containing X-linked protein 1 isoform X4 yields MGRTREAGCVAAGVVIGAGACYCVYKLTWGRDESEKIWEDDDDDEEEEPSDMAETGKGSKANSGAGAGARLQGDSKAKAEVAVELKSGSDIKAEAHSKAQSGGGLEAKAKALFSTLKEQASAKVGKGARLGTISGTRTLAPGLPCPGVRGGGCHPARNGARVGGRASGKSKGRTRGKSTRTPATSWPVRRGKFNFPYKIDDILGAPDLQKVLNILERSNDPFTQEVALVTLGNNAAYSFNQNAIRELGGLPIIAKLIKTKDPIIREKAYNALNNLSVNAENQGKIKTYISQVCDDTMICRLDSAVQMAGLRLLTNMTVTNHYQHLLSYSFPDFFALLFLGNYFTKIQIMKLIINFTENPAMTRELVSCKVPSELISLFNKEWDREILLNILTLFENINDNIKNEGLASSRKEFSRSSLFFLFKESGVCIKKIKALANHSDLVVKVKVLKVLTKL; encoded by the coding sequence ATGGGCCGCACTCGGGAAGCTGGCTGCGTAGCTGCTGGTGTGGTGATTGGGGCTGGTGCCTGCTACTGCGTCTATAAACTGACCTGGGGAAGAGATGAGAGTGAGAAAATCTGGGAGGACGACGatgatgatgaggaggaggaaccTAGTGATATGGCAGAAACTGGGAAAGGATCTAAGGCTAATTCTGGGGCGGGGGCTGGAGCTAGACTTCAGGGTGACTCAAAGGCCAAAGCTGAGGTGGCCGTGGAACTCAAGAGTGGATCCGATATAAAGGCAGAGGCCCACTCGAAGGCCCAGAGTGGAGGTGGCCtagaggccaaggccaaggccctTTTCAGCACCTTGAAGGAACAGGCAAGTGCAAAGGTGGGCAAAGGGGCCAGGTTGGGTACCATCTCTGGGACCAGGACCCTTGCACCTGGTTTACCCTGTCCAGGAGTGAGGGGTGGAGGCTGCCACCCAGCGAGGAATGGAGCTAGGGTTGGGGGCAGGGCCAGTGGCAAGTCTAAAGGAAGGACCCGAGGTAAGAGCACAAGGACTCCAGCTACGTCATGGCCTGTTCGAAGGGGCAAGTTCAACTTTCCCTATAAAATTGATGATATTCTGGGTGCTCCTGACCTTCAAAAGGTCCTTAACATCCTAGAAAGATCAAATGATCCTTTCACTCAAGAAGTAGCCTTGGTCACTCTGGGTAACAATGCAGCATATTCATTTAACCAAAATGCCATTCGTGAATTGGGTGGTCTCCCAATAATCGCAAAGCTGATAAAAACGAAAGATCCCATTATTAGGGAAAAGGCGTACAATGCCCTTAATAACTTGAGTGTGAATGCAGAGAATCAGGGCAAGATTAAGACATATATCAGTCAAGTGTGTGACGACACTATGATCTGTCGTTTGGACTCAGCTGTGCAAATGGCTGGACTAAGACTGTTAACCAACATGACTGTGACTAATCATTACCAACATTtgctttcctattcttttccagacttttttgctttgttattcCTGGGAAATTACTTCACCAAGATTCAGATTATGAAACTAATCATAAACTTTACTGAAAATCCAGCCATGACAAGAGAGCTGGTCAGTTGTAAAGTACCATCAGAATTGATTTCCCTTTTTAATAAAGAATGGGACAGAGAGATTCTTCTTAATATCCTTACCCTATTTGAGAATATAAATGACAACATAAAAAATGAAGGGCTTGCCTCATCCAGGAAAGAATTCAGCAGaagttcactttttttcttattcaaagaATCTGGAGTGTGCATTAAGAAAATCAAAGCATTAGCAAATCACAGTGATCTGGTTGTGAAAGTAAAAGTCCTGAAAGTATTGACCAAACTCTAA
- the ARMCX1 gene encoding armadillo repeat-containing X-linked protein 1 isoform X1 — translation MKIWGPESRGDPSQEEGKLETFGIQGLESGRADVKILVLCVGPSSKPESWGCASVLSFPVSFSRALYHSEQRNKESAPGPRKAIRLCCVACLCLWDLAPDSQPNPRSGKKRKIVQKQVLQYLQLQQRLPAVAEDSTPYVGALLWARESPSDTHPSMGRTREAGCVAAGVVIGAGACYCVYKLTWGRDESEKIWEDDDDDEEEEPSDMAETGKGSKANSGAGAGARLQGDSKAKAEVAVELKSGSDIKAEAHSKAQSGGGLEAKAKALFSTLKEQASAKVGKGARLGTISGTRTLAPGLPCPGVRGGGCHPARNGARVGGRASGKSKGRTRGKSTRTPATSWPVRRGKFNFPYKIDDILGAPDLQKVLNILERSNDPFTQEVALVTLGNNAAYSFNQNAIRELGGLPIIAKLIKTKDPIIREKAYNALNNLSVNAENQGKIKTYISQVCDDTMICRLDSAVQMAGLRLLTNMTVTNHYQHLLSYSFPDFFALLFLGNYFTKIQIMKLIINFTENPAMTRELVSCKVPSELISLFNKEWDREILLNILTLFENINDNIKNEGLASSRKEFSRSSLFFLFKESGVCIKKIKALANHSDLVVKVKVLKVLTKL, via the exons ATGAAGATTTGGGGGCCAGAATCCAGGGGAGACCCCAGCCAGGAGGAGGGGAAACTTGAAACCTTTGGCATCCAGGGCCTGGAATCGGGAAGGGCCGATGTTAAGATTCTTGTCCTGTGTGTTGGTCCATCTAGCAAGCCAGAATCGTGGGGCTGTGCGTCTGTCTTGTCATTCCCCGTGTCTTTCAGTAGGGCGCTGTACCACTCGGAGCAAAGGAATAAAGAATCTGCCCCAGGTCCGCGTAAAG CCATCCGTCTCTGCTGTGTCGCCTGTCTGTGTCTGTGGGATCTTGCGCCTGACAGCCAACCCAACCCTAGGAGcgggaagaagaggaaaattgtCCAGAAACAA GTCCTGCAgtatctgcagctgcagcagagacTGCCAGCTGTAGCTGAGGACTCCACCCCCTACGTGGGAGCACTTCTTTGGGCCAGAGAAAGCCCTTCAGACACTCACCCTAGCATGGGCCGCACTCGGGAAGCTGGCTGCGTAGCTGCTGGTGTGGTGATTGGGGCTGGTGCCTGCTACTGCGTCTATAAACTGACCTGGGGAAGAGATGAGAGTGAGAAAATCTGGGAGGACGACGatgatgatgaggaggaggaaccTAGTGATATGGCAGAAACTGGGAAAGGATCTAAGGCTAATTCTGGGGCGGGGGCTGGAGCTAGACTTCAGGGTGACTCAAAGGCCAAAGCTGAGGTGGCCGTGGAACTCAAGAGTGGATCCGATATAAAGGCAGAGGCCCACTCGAAGGCCCAGAGTGGAGGTGGCCtagaggccaaggccaaggccctTTTCAGCACCTTGAAGGAACAGGCAAGTGCAAAGGTGGGCAAAGGGGCCAGGTTGGGTACCATCTCTGGGACCAGGACCCTTGCACCTGGTTTACCCTGTCCAGGAGTGAGGGGTGGAGGCTGCCACCCAGCGAGGAATGGAGCTAGGGTTGGGGGCAGGGCCAGTGGCAAGTCTAAAGGAAGGACCCGAGGTAAGAGCACAAGGACTCCAGCTACGTCATGGCCTGTTCGAAGGGGCAAGTTCAACTTTCCCTATAAAATTGATGATATTCTGGGTGCTCCTGACCTTCAAAAGGTCCTTAACATCCTAGAAAGATCAAATGATCCTTTCACTCAAGAAGTAGCCTTGGTCACTCTGGGTAACAATGCAGCATATTCATTTAACCAAAATGCCATTCGTGAATTGGGTGGTCTCCCAATAATCGCAAAGCTGATAAAAACGAAAGATCCCATTATTAGGGAAAAGGCGTACAATGCCCTTAATAACTTGAGTGTGAATGCAGAGAATCAGGGCAAGATTAAGACATATATCAGTCAAGTGTGTGACGACACTATGATCTGTCGTTTGGACTCAGCTGTGCAAATGGCTGGACTAAGACTGTTAACCAACATGACTGTGACTAATCATTACCAACATTtgctttcctattcttttccagacttttttgctttgttattcCTGGGAAATTACTTCACCAAGATTCAGATTATGAAACTAATCATAAACTTTACTGAAAATCCAGCCATGACAAGAGAGCTGGTCAGTTGTAAAGTACCATCAGAATTGATTTCCCTTTTTAATAAAGAATGGGACAGAGAGATTCTTCTTAATATCCTTACCCTATTTGAGAATATAAATGACAACATAAAAAATGAAGGGCTTGCCTCATCCAGGAAAGAATTCAGCAGaagttcactttttttcttattcaaagaATCTGGAGTGTGCATTAAGAAAATCAAAGCATTAGCAAATCACAGTGATCTGGTTGTGAAAGTAAAAGTCCTGAAAGTATTGACCAAACTCTAA